The DNA region CCGCGACGCCATCCGCCCCCTCCTGCGCGAAAGTGAAAGGAAGGGCCCCCTGTTAACGGATTCGGTAGAGCAGGGGTCCCCTGTTAACACCGAGGCCGGGTCACCTGGGCGAGTTGCTCTGGTGGGGGCCGGGCCGGGGGACCCGGAGTTGATCACCCTCCGGGGTTGGCGGTTGCTCACCGAGGCCGACGTGGTGGTCGCCGACCGGCTGGTGCCCGGCCTGCTCCTCGACGAACTGCGTACCGGCGTGGAACTGGTGGACGCCTCGAAGATCCCCTACGGCCCGGCCCGCGCCCAGGAGGAGATCAACCGGATCCTGGTGGACCGGGCGTTGGCCGGTGCCTTCGTGGTCCGCCTCAAGGGCGGTGACCCGTACGTCTTCGGACGCGGCGGGGAGGAGTTGCTGGCCTGCGCGGAAGCTGGCGTACCGGTGACCGTGGTACCGGGGGTGACCAGTTCCGTCGCCGCCCCGGCGGCGGCCGGGATCCCGGTCACCCACCGGGGAGTGGCGCACGAGTTCACCGTGGTCTCCGGGCACGTAGCGCCCGACTCGGCGGCCTCGCTGGTGCGCTGGGAGGCGCTGGCCGCCCTGCGCGGCACCCTGGTGATCCTGATGGGGCTGAAGAACCTATCGGCGATCACGGCCACTCTGCTTCAACACGGGCGACCGGCGGACACCCCGGCGGCAGTGGTCCAGGAGGCCACCACCGGGGGGCAGCGAACCCTGCGGTCGACGCTAGGTTCGGTGGCAGAGGACGTGGCGGCTGCGGGGGTACGGCCGCCGGCGGTCGTGGTGGTGGGGGATGTGGTCGGCGTTCTTCCCCTCCTTTGATCGTCCCTGGGGTGAATTGTGCTCGGCTCTGCGGCTTTGTTCTTGGGTGGTTGCGGTTTGGGCTGGGGCGACCGTGCCCGGCTTCGGGCGGTCAGGCTTGATCCCTACGCCGGGCACGGTCGCCCCAGCCTGACCTGGTCGGCCTTCGTTGATCCTGCCGGCGCGTTCGGGGGTCTGGGTCCCTGCTTGCCGCTGGCGGCGGATGCTCCCGCCTCCTGTTGAGCCTCTGAGTGCTGCTGGTCGCACGGATGGGATCGAGTTCATCGCCGGACTGCCCTGGTAGAGGGTGCAGACGGCCGTTGGCCGGCACCCGAACCTCGGGTGCCGGCCAACGGTTTCCTGCTCCCCCTGTGGAGGAATGTCTGTCGGGGTCAGCTGTTCCAGTGTTGGGCTACCAGGTCGGCGGCCTGCTGTTCCCACTGGGCGTAGTGGTCGGGGTAGGCCGAGACCTGGACGGTCTGGGCTGCCTTGGTCAGGGGCATGTCCTGCCAGCCGTCGACCTGCTTGAGGCCCTTGAGGAAGGCGGTGGTGGAGTACTCGGGGTCGGTGATCTGCTCGACCGTGCCCCAGCCGCTGGAGGGGCGCTGCTGGAACAGGCCCTGGGAGTCGTGGTCGTTGCGGTCGCCGAGGTGGCCCAGGTTCTCCAGCTTGGATTCCTGCAGGGCGGTGGCGATGGAGACGACGGCGGCGCGTTCGTCCATGCCGTTCTTCTTGGTGGCGGCGATGATCGCCTTGGTGTTGGCGATCTGCTCGTCGTTCAGGTCGATGCGGGACTGGGCGCCCTGCACACCGTGGGGGATCAGCTTGCCGGCGTCGGGCTTGTCGGCCTTCGGCTTGTCGGCCTGCACGGCGGCCACCGGGTTCGACTTCACCGCAGTGGCGTCCGTGTGCCCGGCAACGGGACCGGCGAACACACCACCGGCCAGGGCCACACCGGCAATACCGAGCACGCTGTTACGGAAGATCGAGTTCATGATGAAGCTCCATTCGGGGGTTGGCGCACCCGCCGAGGGGGATCGGCACGGGGTACGCAAGCACCGTCCGGCGCTCAAAGAAGAGTGGGGGAAGTCCGCGACGTACCGGGGGAGCGGCTGCGCGTCGTCGGAAGCAACTACAACCGGTGACCGGGGGCGGTGATTCCCGGGGGCGGATCACACCTGACCATTGGCGGTCACGGCGCCCTGCTCGGTCAGCCACCCGATACAACGCCATCCGGCGGAGCCACATTCCGGCCCGCACCCGCCCGGCTCAAGCCCGGCGCCTTCCTCGGTCGTCCAGGCGAGTACAACGCCCCGCAGGCCGCCAGCGTTCCTTGGTAAACCCGGCGAACGGGTCGGCTCCACGACGCAAGTCCGTCCGTGGGACGCAAGTCCGTTCGTGGCCGCTGGGCCATCTTCTCGGCCACCGGCTCCCCGATCCAACCAGGTGGGCTGCTTGGAAGGTGATCGACTCCGTTGCGCCGTTATGGCGGTTTCCGGCTCGCGTGGGTCCCGCCGTTTCGCCGTAACGGCGAGGACGCCCCGCCCACACCGCGCGCACCCGGACGCGCGAGCGGCCGGAGACAGAAGACTGTCTCCGGCCGCCTGAAGGAGGGTGAGCTAATGCTTGAGCATGTTGTCCAGCAGCAGGGCGCAGCGGATCACCCCGAGGTGGCTGTACGCCTGCGGGTGGTTGCCCAGGCCGCGTTCGGCCAGCGGGTCGTACTGCTCGGGCAGCAGACCGGTCGGGCCGGCGGTGTCGATCATCTGGCGGAACAGCTCCTCGGCATCGGTACGCCGACCGGTGCGCAGGTACGCCTCGATCAGCCACGCCGTGCAGATGTGGAAGCCGCCTTCCCGACCGGGCAGTCCGTCGTCCCAGTGGTAGCGGTAGACGACCGGTCCGCTACGCAGATCCGCCTCGATCTTCAGCACGGTGGACAGGAATCGTGGGTCGTCTCCGGGCAGCAGACCGGACAGGCCGATCCACAGCGAGGAGGCGTCCATGTCCTCGTCGCCGTACGCGACGCTGTACGCCTCGGCGTGCTCGTGCCAGCCGTACTCCAGCACGTTGGCGCCGATCCGGTCGCGCAGTTCCACCCACTCGGGGCGGTCCTCGCCGCCGTGCTGACGGACCACGTGCAACGCCCGGTCGACCGTCATCCAGCACATCACCTTGGAGAAGATGTGGTGCCGGGGTGGCAGGCGGGCCTCCCAGATGCCGTGGTCGGGCTCGTGCCAGCGGCGGCGTACGGCCTCGACCATGTTCTCCAGCACCCGCCACTCCTCGGCGCGCACCGAGCCGCGTACGTCGGCGGTGGCCGCGATCAGGTCGGCGATCGGGCCGAAGACGTCCAGCTGGAGCTGGTGGTTGGCGAGGTTGCCGACCCGGACCGGGCGGGAGCCGGCGTAGCCGGGCAGGGTGTCGATGACCGCCTCGGCACCCAGCTCGTAACCGTCCACCGTGTAGAGGGGGTGCAGCCGCTCGGGGTGCCCGCCGGTGCGTTCCACACAGCCGTCGACCCAGCGCAGGAACGCCTCGGCCTCGGCGATGGAACCCAGGTCGACCAGGGCACGGGCGGTCATCGCGGCGTCGCGCAGCCAGCAGTAGCGGTAGTCCCAGTTGCGGACCCCGCCCAGTTCCTCCGGCAGGGAGGTGGTGGCGGCGGCCAGGATCGAGCCGGTGGCCTCGTGGCAGAGGCCGCGCAGGGTCAACGCGCTGCGGGCGACCAGGTCCCGGGCGGTGGTGGGCAGCCGCAGCGAGGCCACCCACTCCTTCCAGGGTCGTTCCGCCGCCGCCTGCCGCTCATGGATGGACAGCCGGTGGTGTTCCAGGCTGTGGGTACCGAAGCGCAGCTCCAGCACCACCTGCCCGCCGAGGGCGGACAGGTCCACCACCGCCCTGGCGCTCTCGTAGCCGCCGTCGTTGCCGACCTCCCACTGCACCCCGGGGGAGTAGAGGGCGATCGGCTCGTTGGAGCCGAGCACCAGCAGGCCGTCGTCGAGCGGCTGGAGCTGGACGGCGACCTGCCCGAACTCCGGTCGGGGGGCGAACTCCACCCGGGCCCGCCCGGTGCCGGTGAGCACCCGGATCAGGGTGGAGTCACCGGAGATGATCGCCGGCCCGTCCGGGGTGGTCCGCGGGTCGGGCTTGTCCAGCCAGTCGGTGACGGTCAGCCCCGACCAGCGGGTCTCCACCGTCATGGTGCCGGAGCGGTAGCGCTGACCCAGGGGGATGCCGCCGCGTTCCGGGGCGACGCTGAAGTGCCCGGCCGGGCTACCCCCGACCAGGTCGGCGAAGATGGCCGCCGAGTCGGGCTTGGGGTTGCACAGCCAGGTCACCTTCGCGTCGGGGGTGAGCAGTGCGACCGTACGCCCGTTGGCCAGCATCGAGTGCCGCTCGATCGGCACCGCCCGCTCGCCGAACAGCCAGTGCCGGCGGGTCTCCAGCAGCAGCCCGAGTACGCGGGCGGCCTCGATCGGCTCGGCCACCCGGTAGTCGGCCTTGGTCTCGCCGGGGCCGATCTTGATGCCGACGTCCGGGCCGCTCAGGTTGCCGAAGGCGTTCTCGTCGGTGACGTCGTCACCGATGAAGAGCACCGCGCTGGCCGACAGTTGGGTGCGCAACTGGTCGACCGCGGTGCCCTTGTGGGTGGCCACCACGGACAGCTCGATGACTTCCTTGCCCTGGGTGACGGTGACGTCCGGCCAGGTGGCGGGACCACTGCGGACCGCCTCGATGGCGGCGGCGGCGATCTGGGGTTCGACCCCCCGGGTGTGTACGGCGACACTGGCCGGCTTGCGCTCCAGCCGTACCCCCGGGTGGGCCGCGGCGATCTCGCGCAGTGCGTTGCGCAGTCGGGTCCGCACCTCGATCAGCTCGGGGGAGAGCCGCTCGACGAAGCCGATGTCGAACTCGGAGCCGTGGCTGCCGACCAGGTGGACCTCGCTGGGCAGCCGGGAGAGCGCGGCCAGGTCACGGAGCGCCCGGCCGGAGACCACCGCGACGGTGGTCTGCGGCAGCGCGGCCAGGGCGCGTACCGCGGCGACCGCCTCCGGCAGGGGTACGGCCTTGCTGGGGTCCTCGACGATCGGGGCCAGGGTCCCGTCGTAGTCGCAGGCGATCAGCAGTTGGGGGACTCGGGCGATCCGCCCGATGGCGGAGATCATCTCCCGGTCCAGGGTGCCCGCCGTGGGCACGATGATCTCGTTGGAGGGGGCGCTCACGCCGCCTCCATGTCGGGTACACCGAGTTCGGTGAGGAAAGACTTAGCCCAGTGCCCCACGTCATGGGTGCGCAAGTGGCGTTGCATAGTCCGCATACGGCGACGAGCCTCCGGCTTCTCCACATGCACGGCCCGGAGCAGGGCGTCCTTGACAGCGTCCGGGTCGTGCGGGTTGCACAGGAACGCCTGACGCAGCTCGGTGGCCGCGCCGGCGAACTCACTGAGTACGAGTGCGCCCCCGTGGTCCGCCCTTGATGCGACGTACTCCTTGGCCACCAGGTTCATACCGTCTCGCAGCGGGGTAACCATCATCACGTCGGCGGCGGCGTACATCGCAGCAAGTTCGGTCCGACTGTACGACTGATGCAGATAATGCACGGCAGGCACACCGACCCGGCCGAATTCGCCATTAATCCGACCGACCTCGCGCTCAACCTTGACGCGAAGTGCCTGGTAGTGCTCGACGCGCTCGCGGCTCGGTGTGGCTACCTGCACCATAACAGCGTCTGGGACTGTCAACTTTCCGTCAGCCAACAACTCGCGGAAGGCCTTGAGTCGCAACTCGATGCCCTTGGTGTAGTCGAGGCGGTCCACCCCCAGGATGATGGTGCGCGGGTTGCCCAACTCCTCGCGGATCTCCTTGGCCCGGGCCTGGATGGCCGGGTCCGCGGCCAGTCGCTCCATCTCCTTGGTGTCGATCGAGATGGGGAAGGCCCCGGCCTTCACCTGGCGCCCGTCCACCTGGATCATCTGCCCCTCGTAGCGCAGACCTAGCAGGTGACGCGCGAGCCGGACGAAGTTCTGGGCGGCCAGCCGCTGCTGGAACCCGACCAGGTCGGCGCCGAGCAGCCCGCGCAGGATCTCGGCGCGGAACGGCATCTGCATGAACAGCTCGATCGGCGGGAAGGGGATGTGCAGGAAGAAGCCGATCCGCAGGTCGGGGCGCAGCTCCCG from Micromonospora sp. NBC_01739 includes:
- the cobA gene encoding uroporphyrinogen-III C-methyltransferase, producing the protein MVGGGAVATRRVPALLDAGAELLLVAPEITPALRAHADAGRLRWIPRPFDPEDLEGAWLVHVAIDDPQAAAAVSAAAAQRRIFCVRADDREAATAWTPAVTRHGPVTVAVLGGGDPRRAMTIRDAIRPLLRESERKGPLLTDSVEQGSPVNTEAGSPGRVALVGAGPGDPELITLRGWRLLTEADVVVADRLVPGLLLDELRTGVELVDASKIPYGPARAQEEINRILVDRALAGAFVVRLKGGDPYVFGRGGEELLACAEAGVPVTVVPGVTSSVAAPAAAGIPVTHRGVAHEFTVVSGHVAPDSAASLVRWEALAALRGTLVILMGLKNLSAITATLLQHGRPADTPAAVVQEATTGGQRTLRSTLGSVAEDVAAAGVRPPAVVVVGDVVGVLPLL
- the otsB gene encoding trehalose-phosphatase; this translates as MISAIGRIARVPQLLIACDYDGTLAPIVEDPSKAVPLPEAVAAVRALAALPQTTVAVVSGRALRDLAALSRLPSEVHLVGSHGSEFDIGFVERLSPELIEVRTRLRNALREIAAAHPGVRLERKPASVAVHTRGVEPQIAAAAIEAVRSGPATWPDVTVTQGKEVIELSVVATHKGTAVDQLRTQLSASAVLFIGDDVTDENAFGNLSGPDVGIKIGPGETKADYRVAEPIEAARVLGLLLETRRHWLFGERAVPIERHSMLANGRTVALLTPDAKVTWLCNPKPDSAAIFADLVGGSPAGHFSVAPERGGIPLGQRYRSGTMTVETRWSGLTVTDWLDKPDPRTTPDGPAIISGDSTLIRVLTGTGRARVEFAPRPEFGQVAVQLQPLDDGLLVLGSNEPIALYSPGVQWEVGNDGGYESARAVVDLSALGGQVVLELRFGTHSLEHHRLSIHERQAAAERPWKEWVASLRLPTTARDLVARSALTLRGLCHEATGSILAAATTSLPEELGGVRNWDYRYCWLRDAAMTARALVDLGSIAEAEAFLRWVDGCVERTGGHPERLHPLYTVDGYELGAEAVIDTLPGYAGSRPVRVGNLANHQLQLDVFGPIADLIAATADVRGSVRAEEWRVLENMVEAVRRRWHEPDHGIWEARLPPRHHIFSKVMCWMTVDRALHVVRQHGGEDRPEWVELRDRIGANVLEYGWHEHAEAYSVAYGDEDMDASSLWIGLSGLLPGDDPRFLSTVLKIEADLRSGPVVYRYHWDDGLPGREGGFHICTAWLIEAYLRTGRRTDAEELFRQMIDTAGPTGLLPEQYDPLAERGLGNHPQAYSHLGVIRCALLLDNMLKH
- a CDS encoding alpha,alpha-trehalose-phosphate synthase (UDP-forming) encodes the protein MTVRSSFVVVANRLPVDEVSTPEGRQWRRSPGGLVTALHPVLAEHQGTWVGWAGGTGAAPEPFDLEGIRLHPVPLSAEELERYYEGQSNATIWPLYHDAVETPAYKRRWREAYRLVNARFAEAAAEVAAEGATVWVQDYQLQLVPAMLRELRPDLRIGFFLHIPFPPIELFMQMPFRAEILRGLLGADLVGFQQRLAAQNFVRLARHLLGLRYEGQMIQVDGRQVKAGAFPISIDTKEMERLAADPAIQARAKEIREELGNPRTIILGVDRLDYTKGIELRLKAFRELLADGKLTVPDAVMVQVATPSRERVEHYQALRVKVEREVGRINGEFGRVGVPAVHYLHQSYSRTELAAMYAAADVMMVTPLRDGMNLVAKEYVASRADHGGALVLSEFAGAATELRQAFLCNPHDPDAVKDALLRAVHVEKPEARRRMRTMQRHLRTHDVGHWAKSFLTELGVPDMEAA